Proteins encoded by one window of Culicoides brevitarsis isolate CSIRO-B50_1 chromosome 2, AGI_CSIRO_Cbre_v1, whole genome shotgun sequence:
- the LOC134832887 gene encoding opsin, ultraviolet-sensitive, with product MVALNFSHGVNVTEQVLMPARRLASDVQMLGWNVPPHELPHIPTHWLAYPEPEASMNYLLGLLYIFFMIFSLIGNGLVIWVFTTAKSLRTPSNIFVVNLAFCDFVMMLKTPIFIYNSFTRGFTLGNMGCQIFGVMGTLSGIGASTTNACIAYDRYNTIARPFDGRLTHTKAIFMISMVWLYTIPWAILPVMEFWGRFVPEGYLTSCTFDYLTTTFDNKMFVGVLFTFSYVIPMSLIIYYYSQIVSHVANHEKALRDQAKKMNVESLRSGQQQAGSSVEIRIAKAAITVCFLFVASWTPYAVLALIGAFGDQSLLTPGVTMIPACTCKFVACLDPYVYAISHPRYRIELQKKLPWLAITEKDVETSSTATEATTPAQVTAT from the exons atggttGCTCTTAATTTTAGCCATGGAGTGAATGTCACTGAGCAGGTGTTGATGCCTGCGAGACg attagCCTCCGACGTGCAAATGCTCGGATGGAATGTTCCTCCTCACGAATTGCCTCACATTCCAACACATTGGTTGGCTTATCCTGAACCCGAAGCCTCCATGAATTACCTTTTGGGCCTTCTTTACatctttttcatgattttttcgtTGATCGGTAATGGTTTGGTTATCTGGGTTTTTACGac tgCAAAAAGCCTCCGAACTCCAAGCAACATCTTCGTCGTAAATTTAGCATTTTGTGACTTTGTGATGATGCTAAAGACCCCAATTTTCATTTACAACTCTTTCACGCGTGGCTTCACTCTCGGCAACATGGGATGTCAAATATTCGGCGTCATGGGTACTCTCAGTGGCATCGGAGCTTCAACGACAAATGCTTGTATCGCCTATGATCGTTACAATACCATCGCTCGTCCCTTTGATGGGCGTCTAACACATACAAAGGCGATTTTTATGATCTCCATGGTTTGGCTTTACACAATTCCGTGGGCTATTTTACCCGTGATGGAATTTTGGGGACGTTTTGTGCCCGAAGGATATCTCACGTCGTGCACTTTTGACTACCTAACGACAACTTTTGACAACAAAATGTTCGTCGGAGTCCTTTTCACCTTTAGTTACGTCATTCCGATGTCGCTGATTATCTACTATTACAGCCAAATTGTGAGTCACGTGGCGAATCACGAGAAAGCTCTTCGAGatcaagcgaaaaaaatgaatgtcgAGAGTTTAAGATCGGGTCAGCAGCAAGCTGGGTCTTCAGTTGAGATCAGAATTGCAAAAGCGGCGATTAcggtttgttttttgtttgtggctTCATGGACTCCGTATGCTGTCTTAGCCTTAATTGGag cttttggtGATCAAAGTCTCCTCACGCCGGGCGTTACGATGATCCCAGCTTGCACATGCAAGTTCGTCGCATGCCTCGATCCATACGTTTATGCGATCTCTCATCCCAGATACCGCATTGAACTCCAAAAGAAACTCCCTTGGCTCGCAATTACCGAGAAAGATGTCGAAACTTCGAGTACCGCGACGGAAGCAACAACGCCCGCGCAAGTGACAGCAACttaa